Proteins encoded together in one Camelina sativa cultivar DH55 chromosome 9, Cs, whole genome shotgun sequence window:
- the LOC104710434 gene encoding proline-rich receptor-like protein kinase PERK13 produces MSHHDHYETNPHFARIPSQNPHLKGGGASTSQTSPHEPLIPPIPHHKTPKHKTPNHKTPQPHPVAPPGILIKSRGRHREKPIQEPTHSIIPLPLSPEDKLPPRKTPNSAKRPLLLSPEDHHQQQQQQRPPPPQPPPRGGGYGSTLPPIPKPSPWRTAPTPSPHRRGGPRLPPPSRETSTMTWSAAFCCAIFWVLLILGGLIVLIVYLVYRPRSPYVDISAANLNAAYLDMGFLLNGDLTILANVTNPSKKSSVDFTYATFELYYYNNLIATQYIQPFKVPKKMSIFANVHLVSSQVQLQPTQSRELQRQIETGPVLLNLRGTFHARSYFGPLFRYSYRLHTHCSVSFNSPPSGAMRARRCNTRR; encoded by the coding sequence ATGTCTCATCATGATCACTATGAAACCAACCCTCATTTTGCTCGAATTCCATCTCAGAATCCACATCTCAAAGGCGGTGGTGCTTCTACCTCACAAACATCTCCACATGAACCGCTTATCCCGCCCATCCCGCACCACAAAACACCTAAACACAAAACCCCAAACCACAAAACCCCGCAACCTCACCCGGTCGCTCCACCGGGAATCCTAATCAAGTCTCGTGGTCGCCACCGTGAAAAGCCAATCCAAGAACCTACACATTCTATAATACCTTTACCATTAAGCCCAGAAGATAAACTCCCACCACGAAAAACTCCAAACTCTGCAAAAAGACCATTACTATTAAGCCCTGaagatcatcatcaacaacaacaacaacaacgacctccaccaccacaaccacccCCACGTGGAGGAGGTTATGGATCAACATTACCTCCAATACCAAAACCAAGTCCATGGAGAACCGCTCCAACACCATCACCGCATCGCCGTGGCGGCCCACGGTTACCACCTCCTTCAAGAGAGACAAGCACAATGACATGGTCAGCTGCATTTTGCTGTGCAATATTCTGGGTCCTTCTTATTCTCGGCGGTTTAATCGTCCTTATCGTCTACCTCGTGTACCGTCCTCGTTCTCCGTACGTCGATATCTCAGCCGCTAACCTAAACGCTGCTTATCTCGACATGGGGTTCTTGCTAAACGGTGATCTAACCATTTTAGCAAACGTTACAAACCCAAGCAAGAAAAGCAGTGTGGACTTTACCTATGCGACGTTCGAGCTTTACTATTACAACAACCTCATTGCGACTCAATACATTCAACCGTTCAAGGTTCCTAAGAAAATGTCGATATTTGCGAATGTTCATCTTGTGAGCAGTCAGGTCCAGCTTCAGCCAACGCAGAGCCGGGAGTTGCAACGTCAGATTGAAACAGGTCCGGTTTTGTTGAACCTAAGAGGAACGTTTCACGCACGTTCGTACTTTGGACCATTGTTTAGGTACTCTTATCGGTTGCATACTCATTGCAGCGTTTCGTTTAATAGTCCTCCTTCAGGAGCTATGCGAGCTAGAAGATGCAATACCAGACGCTAA
- the LOC104710436 gene encoding cytochrome P450 71B37, protein MATIWFLSLLFLSCILLLAALRLKKRRQHQGKPPSPPGFPIIGNLHQLGELPHQSLWRLSKKYGPVMLLKFGSIPTVIVSSSETAKQALKIHDLHCCSRPSLAGPRALSYNYLDIVFSPFNDYWKELRRICVQELFSVNRVHLIQPIKDEEVKKLMDSFSESAAQQTPINLSEKLASLTVGVICKAAFGVSFQGTVLNSDNFDKLIHDAFLFLGSFSASDYFPSGGWIVDWLTGLQGQRERSVRGLDAFYEQMFDLHKQGNKEGVEDFVDLLLRLEKEGTVLGYGKLTRNHIKAVLMNVLLGGIGTSAITMTWAMTELMRNPRVMKKVQSEIRNQIGNKSVISLDDIDQLHYLKMVINETWRLHPPAPLLVPREVMSEFEINGYTIPAKTRLYVNVWAIGRDADTWKYPEEFLPERFINSNIDAKGQNFELLPFGSGRRMCPAMYMGTTMVEFGLANLLYHFDWKLPEGMVVEDIDMEESPGLNASKKNELPLLPVKFLNH, encoded by the exons ATGGCTACAATTTGGTTTCTatcacttctctttctctcttgtatTCTCCTTCTCGCCGCTTTGAGACTCAAGAAGCGGCGGCAACATCAAGGGAAACCACCATCTCCTCCTGGCTTTCCGATCATCGGAAACTTGCATCAGCTCGGAGAGTTACCACATCAGTCTCTATGGAGACTCTCCAAAAAGTATGGTCCGGTGATGCTTTTGAAGTTTGGAAGTATCCCAACAGTCATAGTTTCTTCATCTGAAACAGCAAAGCAAGCTTTGAAAATTCATGACCTCCATTGTTGTAGCCGTCCTAGCTTAGCAG GACCAAGAGCGCTCTCATACAACTACCTAGACATAGTTTTCTCACCTTTCAATGATTACTGGAAAGAATTAAGGAGGATTTGTGTCCAAGAACTCTTCAGTGTCAACCGAGTCCACTTGATACAACCCATTAAGGACGAGGAAGTCAAGAAACTGATGGATTCCTTCTCGGAATCAGCTGCTCAGCAAACTCCGATTAACTTGAGCGAGAAGTTAGCTTCTTTAACTGTAGGCGTGATATGCAAGGCAGCATTTGGTGTGAGTTTCCAAGGAACTGTGCTTAACAGTGACAATTTCGACAAGTTAATCCATgatgcatttttgtttttggggagCTTCTCTGCCTCGGATTATTTTCCAAGTGGCGGTTGGATCGTCGACTGGCTCACGGGTTTACAggggcagagagagagaagcgtgAGAGGTCTCGATGCGTTCTACGAACAAATGTTTGATCTACATAAACAGGGGAACAAAGAAGGAGTTGAAGATTTTGTGGACTTACTTTTGAGGTTGGAGAAAGAAGGAACTGTTCTTGGATATGGCAAGCTCACAAGAAACCATATCAAAGCAGTCTTAATG AATGTTCTTCTTGGAGGCATCGGCACATCTGCAATAACAATGACATGGGCAATGACAGAACTTATGAGAAACCCACGAGTAATGAAGAAAGTGCAATCCGaaattagaaatcaaattgGGAACAAGTCAGTGATCAGCTTGGATGACATAGATCAGCTCCATTATCTGAAAATGGTGATCAATGAAACATGGAGGCTACATCCTCCAGCACCTCTTTTGGTTCCTAGAGAAGTTATGTCCGAATTTGAAATCAACGGCTACACGATTCCGGCCAAGACAAGACTTTATGTGAATGTTTGGGCTATCGGACGTGATGCCGATACTTGGAAATACCCAGAGGAGTTTCTTCCAGAGAGGTTTATTAATAGTAACATTGATGCAAAAGGACAAAACTTTGAGCTGTTACCATTTGGAAGTGGTAGGAGAATGTGTCCTGCCATGTACATGGGGACAACAATGGTGGAGTTTGGTCTTGCAAatcttttgtatcattttgaTTGGAAGTTACCGGAAGGCATGGTGGTCGAAGATATCGACATGGAAGAATCTCCTGGCCTTAATGCGAGCAAGAAAAACGAGCTTCCACTTCTTCCTGTAAAGTTTTTGAATCACTGA
- the LOC104710435 gene encoding proteasome subunit beta type-5-B — MKLDTSGFETTMPVIGFGSNSEMLDGVSSVPSFDLPRTTDFDGFQKKSVEMVKPAKGTTTLAFIFKEGVMVAADSRASMGGYISSQSVKKIIEINPYMLGTMAGGAADCQFWHRNLGIKCRLHELANKRRISVSGASKLLANMLYSYRGMGLSVGTMIAGWDETGPGLYYVDNEGGRLKGDRFSVGSGSPYAYGVLDSGYKFDMSIEEASELARRSIYHATFRDGASGGVASVYHVGPQGWTKLSGDDVGELHYHYYPVAPATAEHVMEEAA; from the exons ATGAAGCTTGACACTAGTGGATTTGAGACAACTATGCCTGTGATTGGCTTTGGATCAAACAGTGAGATGCTTGATGGGGTTTCGTCTGTACCTTCGTTTGATCTTCCTCGTACAACTGAT tttgatggGTTTCAGAAGAAATCTGTGGAGATGGTGAAGCCTGCAAAGGGTACAACTACACTTGCGTTTATCTTTAAAGAAGGTGTTATGGTAGCTGCTGATTCTCGAGCTAGCATGGGAGGATACATCT CGTCGCAGTCTGTGAAGAAGATTATTGAAATTAATCCTTATATGCTTGGTACAATGGCTGGTGGAGCTGCTGATTGCCAATTCTGGCACAGAAATCTGGGAATTAAG TGTCGTCTACATGAGCTggcaaacaaaagaagaatctCTGTTTCAGGAGCTTCAAAGCTTCTTGCTAACATGCTCTATTCATACCGTGGAATGGGACTTTCCGTTGGCACAATGATTGCTGGATGGGATGAAACA GGCCCTGGATTGTACTATGTTGACAACGAAGGAGGAAGACTTAAGGGAGACAGATTCTCTGTCGGTTCCGGTTCACCATACGCCTACGGTGTTCTCGACAGCGG ATACAAATTCGATATGTCGATTGAAGAAGCCTCGGAGTTAGCAAGGAGATCCATCTACCATGCTACATTCCGTGATGGAGCTAGTGGTGGAGTTGCTAGCG TGTACCACGTTGGGCCTCAAGGATGGACGAAACTCTCTGGAGATGACGTTGGCGAGCTACATTACCATTATTACCCAGTGGCCCCAGCCACCGCGGAACATGTGATGGAAGAAGCCGCCTAG